From the genome of Pseudoxanthomonas sp.:
TGCCATGGCGAAGTGCCCGGCATGGCCGACTGCTGCTTGGTGCCGCAGGTCTACAACGCACGCCGGTTCGGCGTGGACATGGCAGCCTATCCGACCATTGCCCGCGTCGAGCAAGCCTGCCTGCAGCTGCCGGCCTTCGCCCGGGCCAGCCCCGAACAGCAGCCGGATGCGCCGCAGGCCGCGGCCACCGGCATTTGAGATCGCCAACATGAAAAACGGCAGGACAGCCGTTTTTCACGGCGTAGCCGCCCGAAGGGTGGCGCACGTGGAGGTACGCCATGAAAAAGCCACCGCATGCGGTGGCTTTTTTGCTTCACCCCATCGCGTTCAGCCGAAGCCGTGGGTGATGTTGGGCGAGGCGTTTTCGTACATGTCCGCGTATGGGTCGTGTTCGCCCGATGAGCCTTCTGACAGGCGGAACTTCAGCGCCAGGCCGTCGCGTGAATCGGCTGCGCGCAGCGCTTCCTCCTGCGCGATCCTGCCTTCCTTGACCATGCGGAACAGGCACTGGTCGAAGGATTCCATGCCGTCTTCGAGCGACTCTTCCATGGCCTGCTTGATCTCGTGGATCTGGCCGCGGCGCAGCAGGTCGCGGATCACGGGGGTGTTGATCAGCACTTCGGCTGCCGGGATGCGGCGGCCGTCCACGCCCTTGACCAGGCGCTGGGACACCACCGCGCGCAGGTTCAGCGCCAGGTTCATCAGCACGTTCTTGTGCGCGGTTTCCGGGAAGAAGTTGAGGATGCGCTCGATGGTCTGGTCGGCGTTGTTGGAGTGCAGCGTGGCCAGGCACAGGTGGCCGGTTTCGGCGAAGGCGATCGCGGCCTCCATCGTGGTGGCATCCAGGATCTCGCCGATCAGGATCACGTCCGGTGCCTCGCGCATGGCGTTCTTCAGCGCGTTTTGGAAGGCGTGGGTGTCCAGGCCGACCTCACGCTGGTTCACGATCGACTGCTTGTGCTTGTGCAGGTACTCGATCGGATCCTCGATGGTGAGGATGTGGCCGGTGGTGCTGGAGTTGCGGAAATCGATCATCGAGGCCAGCGAGGTGGACTTGCCCGAGCCGGTCGAGCCGACCAGCAGCACCA
Proteins encoded in this window:
- a CDS encoding PilT/PilU family type 4a pilus ATPase, with translation MDIGYFLKLMTEKNASDMFLTTGAPVYIKIEGKLYPLGNTGLPPGMVKKIAYSLMDEGQVPQFERDLELNIAVALADAGRFRVNVFKQRGEVGMVIRAIRSRIPSIEELQLPQVLKDIIMTPRGLVLLVGSTGSGKSTSLASMIDFRNSSTTGHILTIEDPIEYLHKHKQSIVNQREVGLDTHAFQNALKNAMREAPDVILIGEILDATTMEAAIAFAETGHLCLATLHSNNADQTIERILNFFPETAHKNVLMNLALNLRAVVSQRLVKGVDGRRIPAAEVLINTPVIRDLLRRGQIHEIKQAMEESLEDGMESFDQCLFRMVKEGRIAQEEALRAADSRDGLALKFRLSEGSSGEHDPYADMYENASPNITHGFG